GCTGGCCGTATCCCTGCTGGCCATAACCCTGCTGGCCGTAGCCCGCGTCGGGCTGGCCGGGCTGTGAGTGGCCGCCGTACTGCCCATATCCCTGCTGGCCGGGTCCCGGTTGGTAGGTCATCACATCTCCTGCTCAGTCGTCATTCGCCCCCACGGTGAGCGCACGTGTCGGGCCCCACGCTAGTACATCGACCGCGCCGGAACCCGTGGCGTGCTCGGCGGTCGGCGTTATCCGGCCTCGACCTCGACTTCGGCGGACGCGAGGCCCGCCGCACCTCACCAGGTGTGCGCGCGCCCCTGTGCGGCGTACCAGTCGATCAGGCTGTAATCGTCGACAGACTTCGGATCGATGCTGACCTCGGAGCGTCCGGTGAGGATGCCGGTCACCGGCACCTCGAGCTTCTTGCCGGTCCTGGTGTGCGGGATGCCCGGTGCCGCGATCACCTCGTCCGGGACGTGCCGTGGCGACAGACGGGTCCGCACCTCGGATGCCAGCCGGGCGCGGAGGTCGTCGTCGAGGGCGGCGCCCGGCACCAGGGTGACGAACAACGGCATCCAGTACGCACCGCCCGGGCCGTCCACGCCGAGGACGAAGGCCTCGGCGATCTCGTCGATGCCCTCGACCACCTCGTAGATGTCGGCCGAACCCATGCGGATGCCATGCCGGTTCAGGGTCGCGTCACTGCGCCCGTGGATGACGAGCGATCCGCGGTCGGTCACGGTCACCCAGTCGCCGTGGCGCCAGACCGGACCGTCGGCCGGGACGTCCCACTCGTGCTCGAAGTACGCGGCCAGATACCGCGCGTCGTCGGGGTCGTTCCAGAAGGAGACCGGCATCGACGGCATGGGTGCGGTGATCACCATCTCACCGACCTCGCCGACCAAGGGCTTCCGGTCGGGAGACCAACTCTCCAGCGCCACACCGAGATAGCGAACCGATAGCTCGCCGGCCACCACCGGCACGCCGGTGGAACCCCCGGCGAAGGCGGTGACCACATCCGTACCGCCGCTGATGGAGGAGATCGGCAGGCCGGCCTTGACGTTGTCGTCGACCCAGGTGAACAGGTCGGCAGCCAACGTGGACCCGGTGCTGCCGAGAGTCCGCAGCGACGACAGGTCGTGGTCACGTCCGGGCACCAGCCCGGCCTTGCGGGATGCCTGTAGTTGACCGGGGCTGGTGCCGAAGTAGGTCACGCCCTCGGCCTCGACGAGCTGCCACAGCCGATCGGCATCCGGATACAGCGGCGAACCGCTGTAGCAGAGGATCCGTGAGCCGACGAGCAGCCCGGCGACCTGAAAGTTCCACATCATCCAGCTGAGTGCGGTCTGCCAGAAGAAGACGTCGTCCGA
This sequence is a window from Gordonia insulae. Protein-coding genes within it:
- a CDS encoding acetoacetate--CoA ligase; translated protein: MQGHSVSDSGQISSDTTQIDAFTDLARVRSGRELSDYAALWQWSVDEPAGFWRAVWDFYDLGVIARAAEGGLPSGDVDVLATRDMPGAQWFPGVRLNYVSAVLRHCDRPGAAIVGIDEDGRRSAIDWAQLPGLVTGFAQTLTDLGVGEGDVVAAYLPDIPEAVIAFLGTAHVGAIWSGCGQDYAPEGAAGRLSQLDPKVLVTATGYRYNGKSVDKSADSTALAGLLTDLVAHIVVGESGSDAAAAPGVRRIAYDDAIGTPAEGLDPAAVPFDHPLWVLFSSGTTGKPKGIVHGHGGVVLEHLKAAGLHGDLGSDDVFFWQTALSWMMWNFQVAGLLVGSRILCYSGSPLYPDADRLWQLVEAEGVTYFGTSPGQLQASRKAGLVPGRDHDLSSLRTLGSTGSTLAADLFTWVDDNVKAGLPISSISGGTDVVTAFAGGSTGVPVVAGELSVRYLGVALESWSPDRKPLVGEVGEMVITAPMPSMPVSFWNDPDDARYLAAYFEHEWDVPADGPVWRHGDWVTVTDRGSLVIHGRSDATLNRHGIRMGSADIYEVVEGIDEIAEAFVLGVDGPGGAYWMPLFVTLVPGAALDDDLRARLASEVRTRLSPRHVPDEVIAAPGIPHTRTGKKLEVPVTGILTGRSEVSIDPKSVDDYSLIDWYAAQGRAHTW